In the genome of Hymenobacter cellulosivorans, one region contains:
- a CDS encoding DUF5723 family protein, translating to MFTTRLCGLMLALLPGSVAAQQLFNSTRSNYSGLTGASWNPANIADNRYFFQFQLASFDAHVTNTAYRYTGAWSPQTPNEDLDLDKNFLTRSPSDKAKSFSAGLNVRGPGIMLRISPTQSIAFSTRARVALQGNSVSESLIVNAVDGFKTRGRAADNTFNLNLNAYSEYDLSYGRVVLDKSLHFLKAGVTAKRYVGFGSGYLQSRQADYQIVDKTAATGDTIVRINALEAAFGYSNPHAFDNVDANQALQWLKGGGGSGGGWGLDLGFVYEYRPNMGQYRYIDKKGVDRLDYSRNKYKYRVAVSVTDIGYIRYADNATAFNNIKTKNSGVSESDLNGIDLDNYEARLNKILRTQKQQRESEFVAGVPTTLNVDVDYHLYKWLYANAAVSQSLRGKYAVGMRSFSYASITPRVESKWLEVATPITMANAYQTLNYGLMVRLGPLVVGSNDMSAYFASSNPYGFNGYVELSLLQLANSGKGNKKHGKSRLKDSNEIKTKQ from the coding sequence ATGTTTACTACCCGCCTGTGCGGGCTGATGCTGGCGCTGCTCCCGGGCAGCGTGGCGGCGCAGCAGCTGTTCAACAGCACCCGCAGCAACTACTCCGGCCTGACTGGAGCCAGCTGGAACCCGGCCAACATTGCCGACAACCGCTACTTTTTCCAGTTTCAGCTGGCCAGCTTCGACGCCCACGTAACGAATACGGCCTACCGCTACACCGGCGCCTGGAGCCCCCAGACGCCAAACGAGGACCTGGACCTGGACAAGAATTTTCTGACCCGCAGCCCCAGCGACAAAGCCAAGTCCTTCAGCGCGGGCCTCAACGTGCGCGGGCCGGGCATTATGCTGCGCATCAGCCCTACCCAAAGCATTGCCTTCAGCACCCGGGCGCGGGTAGCGTTGCAGGGCAATTCGGTCTCGGAATCTCTGATTGTGAATGCCGTGGACGGGTTCAAGACCCGGGGCCGGGCCGCCGACAATACCTTCAACCTGAACCTGAACGCCTACTCTGAGTACGACCTAAGCTACGGCCGCGTGGTGCTCGATAAAAGCCTGCACTTTCTTAAAGCCGGCGTGACGGCCAAGCGCTACGTGGGCTTTGGCTCGGGCTACCTGCAGAGCCGACAGGCCGATTACCAGATTGTGGACAAGACGGCCGCTACCGGCGACACAATTGTGCGCATCAACGCTCTGGAGGCAGCTTTCGGCTACTCCAACCCCCACGCTTTTGACAACGTGGATGCCAACCAGGCCCTGCAGTGGCTGAAGGGTGGCGGCGGTAGCGGCGGGGGCTGGGGCCTCGACCTGGGCTTCGTGTATGAGTACCGCCCCAACATGGGCCAGTACCGCTACATCGACAAGAAAGGCGTGGACCGGCTCGACTACTCCCGCAACAAGTACAAGTACCGCGTGGCCGTGTCGGTGACGGATATCGGCTACATCCGCTACGCCGACAACGCTACGGCTTTCAACAACATCAAAACCAAGAATTCCGGCGTGAGCGAGTCGGACCTGAACGGTATTGACCTGGACAACTACGAGGCGCGGCTCAACAAAATCCTGCGTACCCAGAAGCAGCAGCGGGAAAGTGAGTTTGTGGCCGGGGTGCCCACCACGCTGAACGTGGACGTGGACTACCACCTCTACAAGTGGCTGTACGCCAACGCGGCGGTCAGCCAGAGCCTGCGCGGTAAGTACGCGGTGGGCATGCGTAGCTTTTCGTACGCCTCCATCACGCCCCGCGTGGAAAGCAAGTGGCTGGAAGTAGCCACGCCCATCACCATGGCCAACGCCTATCAGACCCTGAACTACGGCCTGATGGTGCGCCTGGGGCCGCTGGTCGTGGGTTCCAACGATATGTCGGCCTACTTTGCCTCCAGCAACCCCTACGGCTTCAATGGTTACGTCGAACTTTCGCTACTGCAGCTGGCCAACAGCGGCAAAGGCAACAAAAAGCACGGCAAGTCCCGACTCAAGGACAGCAACGAAATCAAGACCAAGCAATAA
- a CDS encoding tol-pal system protein YbgF → MRQLLLILGLVYCSLQAAAQRPDSTKLPRPIRKIELENVDIAPGARDGKGWLMLDKDIQLELEGAIHNLYNFKYDKAEKQFRSLRRRYPEHPLPYLLMGLNQWWKILPTNLQAKQYDKAFFAYMDTTVRKAEVLYDQDNKNYEACFFLSAAYGFDAHLNAERKNWTAATVSSRKALRYLQESKEANGLSPEFLFGQALFNYYAVWISENYPLLRPVLLLFPKGNRALGLQQLKSVASNGFYTGLEAKYFLMRILYSEENNLTAAMPTARYLANNYPDNAYFQRFYALLAYHQGDMIECERVSREILDKINRGLPGYEGISGRYATYFLGSIVQNSYKDVVKAKDYFQRCIVFSEQTGDTESGFYLSANLNLGRMAEDEKDVATARRYYGIVADKSDRKSPQYREAKLYLKTHKK, encoded by the coding sequence ATGCGGCAGTTATTGCTTATTCTGGGCCTGGTGTATTGCTCACTGCAGGCTGCTGCCCAGCGTCCCGATTCGACCAAGCTGCCCCGGCCCATCCGCAAGATCGAGCTGGAAAACGTGGACATTGCCCCCGGCGCCCGCGACGGCAAAGGCTGGCTCATGCTCGACAAGGATATTCAGCTGGAGTTGGAAGGGGCCATTCACAACCTCTACAACTTCAAGTACGACAAGGCCGAAAAGCAATTCCGCTCCCTGCGCCGCCGCTACCCCGAGCACCCCTTGCCCTACCTGCTCATGGGCCTGAACCAGTGGTGGAAGATTCTGCCTACCAACCTGCAGGCCAAGCAGTACGACAAAGCCTTCTTTGCCTACATGGACACTACCGTGCGCAAAGCCGAAGTGCTCTACGACCAGGACAACAAGAACTACGAAGCCTGCTTTTTCCTCTCGGCCGCCTACGGCTTCGATGCCCACCTCAACGCCGAGCGCAAAAACTGGACGGCCGCCACGGTCAGCAGCCGCAAGGCCCTGCGCTACCTGCAGGAAAGCAAGGAAGCCAACGGCCTGAGCCCGGAGTTTTTGTTTGGCCAGGCCCTGTTCAACTACTACGCCGTCTGGATTTCGGAAAACTACCCGCTGCTGCGGCCCGTGCTGTTGCTGTTCCCCAAGGGCAACCGCGCTCTGGGCTTGCAGCAGCTCAAGAGCGTGGCCAGCAACGGGTTTTACACTGGTCTGGAAGCCAAGTATTTTCTGATGCGCATTCTGTACTCGGAAGAAAACAACCTCACCGCGGCTATGCCCACGGCCCGCTATTTGGCCAACAACTACCCCGATAACGCCTACTTTCAGCGCTTCTACGCCCTGCTTGCCTACCACCAGGGCGACATGATAGAGTGTGAGCGGGTGAGCCGCGAAATCCTGGACAAGATAAACCGCGGCCTGCCCGGCTATGAAGGTATCAGTGGGCGCTACGCCACGTATTTCCTGGGCTCCATCGTGCAAAACAGCTACAAGGACGTAGTGAAAGCCAAGGACTATTTCCAGCGCTGCATCGTGTTTTCGGAGCAGACCGGCGACACCGAAAGCGGCTTTTACCTGTCGGCTAACCTGAACCTGGGCCGCATGGCGGAAGACGAAAAGGACGTAGCAACGGCCCGGCGCTACTACGGCATCGTGGCCGATAAGTCGGACCGTAAGTCGCCGCAGTACCGCGAGGCCAAGCTGTACCTGAAGACCCACAAAAAGTAA
- a CDS encoding outer membrane beta-barrel protein translates to MKNAFSSLLLVGSLAAAPALVSAQTSPAAAAQATGAVTGLVADSLSRQPLAFATVILRPAGESKAALSTMTNEQGAFRFEAVPAGPYSLLVNYVGYKTSAPAALTVAAGPNAAPAVALALDQKLLKGVTVTGTKAFIEQQAGKLVLNVAASPLAAGGTAYDVIGRAPGVVEQGSGYVLRGKSVMVLLDGKPTNLSGEELKNLLSGLPGSTLDKVEVIANPSAKYDAQGGAVVNIITTKSKQLGTNGTLTLGIGAGQYGRYNAGLNLNHRTAKLNVYGGLDRLENQVYSTVRSERAATAETSITETGREVRHSQNNSARLGLDYTLSKTSSVGVLVKGMLNYRDRNGLNDARLLAGTAPLESSQLRTTGQARFLNSSVNLYYKTSVGAPDHTLRLNADYFGYQKNWQNDYATTFWNQQDGSAQPTNLRRDDSPARNAVQSVSADYSQPFQKGTLEAGLKTTFTTTDNDIRWEQATVGQAWATDLGKTNHFVYRENINAAYGTYQRTVQKLDLQVGLRAEQTNTTGTSLTLDQTTRRHYLNLFPTLSAQYNKSEKVQLGFAYRRKIDRFQFGIVNPFVTYISQYRYVQGNPNIRPSFSHNFEFTHSYNNVLTTSISYGHHTDVLVDSYQKQEGTQVVINSYQNFRSAESLDGSMTLMKPYLGGKWMTVTTLGVSFAKINSASVGLSSARPSAMLSSNHTLTLGKGLKAEVSGMYMSPMTFGGVAFQSRFFTSLGISKTVLKEAGTLTLNVSDVFNTQQNRYEVLAGGLNSRNSDKAESRFVKLNFSYKFGKKTVKASQRRDTGIEAEKSRMDN, encoded by the coding sequence ATGAAAAACGCTTTCTCCTCCCTGCTCCTCGTTGGTTCTCTGGCTGCCGCTCCCGCTCTGGTTTCGGCTCAAACCAGTCCCGCCGCTGCCGCCCAAGCCACCGGTGCCGTAACCGGCCTGGTCGCCGACAGCCTCTCGCGCCAACCCCTGGCCTTTGCCACCGTCATTCTGCGCCCCGCCGGCGAGTCGAAGGCCGCGCTGAGCACGATGACCAACGAGCAGGGCGCCTTCCGCTTTGAGGCCGTGCCCGCCGGACCTTATTCGCTGCTGGTCAATTACGTGGGCTACAAAACCTCGGCCCCGGCGGCTCTGACTGTAGCAGCCGGCCCGAATGCTGCTCCTGCCGTAGCCCTGGCCCTCGACCAGAAGCTGCTCAAGGGCGTGACCGTGACGGGCACCAAAGCCTTTATCGAGCAGCAGGCTGGCAAGCTGGTACTGAACGTGGCGGCCAGCCCCCTTGCCGCCGGCGGCACCGCTTACGACGTTATCGGCCGGGCCCCGGGCGTGGTAGAGCAGGGCAGCGGCTACGTGCTGCGCGGCAAAAGCGTGATGGTGCTGCTCGACGGCAAACCTACCAACCTGAGCGGCGAGGAGCTCAAAAACCTGCTTAGCGGCCTGCCCGGCAGCACCCTGGATAAAGTCGAAGTCATTGCTAACCCCTCGGCCAAGTACGACGCCCAGGGTGGGGCCGTGGTCAACATCATCACTACCAAAAGCAAGCAACTGGGCACCAACGGTACGCTCACGCTGGGCATCGGCGCCGGGCAGTACGGCCGCTACAACGCTGGCCTGAACCTGAACCACCGCACGGCCAAGCTCAACGTGTACGGCGGCCTCGACCGGCTCGAAAACCAAGTATACTCCACCGTCCGCTCGGAGCGGGCCGCCACGGCCGAAACCAGCATCACAGAAACCGGCCGCGAAGTGCGCCACAGCCAGAACAACTCCGCCCGCCTCGGCCTCGACTACACCCTGAGCAAAACCAGCTCAGTGGGCGTGCTGGTCAAAGGCATGCTCAACTACCGGGACCGGAACGGCCTGAACGACGCCCGCCTGCTGGCCGGCACCGCGCCCCTGGAGTCGTCCCAGTTGCGCACCACGGGGCAGGCCCGCTTCCTGAATTCCTCGGTCAACCTGTATTACAAAACCAGCGTCGGGGCTCCCGACCACACGCTGCGCCTGAATGCCGACTACTTTGGCTACCAGAAAAACTGGCAGAACGACTACGCCACCACGTTCTGGAACCAGCAGGATGGCAGCGCCCAGCCCACCAACCTGCGCCGCGACGACTCGCCGGCCCGCAACGCGGTGCAGTCCGTTTCGGCCGATTATTCCCAGCCCTTCCAGAAAGGCACGCTCGAAGCCGGCCTGAAAACGACTTTCACCACCACCGACAACGACATCCGCTGGGAGCAGGCCACCGTGGGCCAGGCCTGGGCCACAGACTTGGGGAAAACCAACCACTTCGTTTACCGCGAAAATATCAATGCCGCCTACGGCACCTATCAGCGCACGGTGCAGAAGCTCGACTTGCAAGTGGGCCTGCGCGCCGAGCAAACCAACACCACCGGCACCTCGCTCACCCTCGACCAAACCACCCGCCGCCACTACCTCAACCTGTTCCCAACCCTGTCGGCTCAGTATAATAAGTCGGAGAAGGTGCAGCTGGGCTTTGCTTACCGCCGCAAGATTGACCGGTTCCAGTTCGGCATCGTCAACCCCTTCGTGACCTACATTAGCCAGTACCGCTACGTCCAGGGCAACCCCAACATCCGCCCCTCGTTTTCGCACAACTTCGAGTTTACGCACTCCTACAACAACGTGCTGACCACGTCCATCAGCTACGGCCACCACACCGACGTACTGGTGGATAGCTACCAGAAACAGGAAGGCACGCAGGTCGTTATCAACTCCTACCAGAACTTCCGCAGCGCTGAGTCGCTCGACGGCAGCATGACCCTGATGAAGCCGTACCTGGGCGGCAAGTGGATGACCGTGACGACGTTGGGCGTGTCGTTTGCCAAAATCAATTCTGCCAGCGTGGGGCTGAGCAGCGCCCGGCCCTCGGCCATGCTTTCCTCTAACCACACCCTGACGCTGGGCAAGGGCCTCAAAGCTGAAGTGTCGGGCATGTACATGTCGCCGATGACCTTCGGGGGCGTGGCCTTCCAGTCGCGCTTCTTCACCAGCCTGGGCATTTCCAAAACGGTGCTCAAAGAAGCCGGCACGCTCACGCTCAACGTCTCGGATGTATTCAACACCCAGCAGAACCGCTACGAGGTACTGGCCGGCGGCCTCAATTCCCGCAACTCGGACAAAGCCGAAAGCCGCTTCGTCAAGCTCAACTTCAGCTACAAATTCGGTAAGAAAACCGTGAAGGCCAGCCAGCGCCGCGACACCGGTATCGAGGCCGAAAAGTCGCGCATGGACAACTAA
- a CDS encoding sensor histidine kinase, with amino-acid sequence MQHDAADRPSRFPLLFEILIWTLYVGLYKYAQYMETAMRIHRQPGLSNFPYPQLILFALVATLYIIPYYRWLIPVLVRQQRYVVLGLVMVLYTWWGIKLNAVLAHGVFRFMAQPPILAGFYARSFTFDLAQLPTIANGYISLLFTDLLAFGCVAFVRIAFENEYRRRHLEKDHLALQLEQLKTQLQPHFLFNTLNSIYGLSLVGSPETPRFILLLSELMRYVLYDSGKDYIGLPEEVTFLENYFEMEQRKYPGASIRFEAHELPEGLQVPPLLLLPLVENSFKHGRHHFSDAASVTATLSARPGQLHFVIENDMLPAPPPASPRRSGGIGLVNIRQRLNLYYPRAHELHLTEHDGRYRAELTLTL; translated from the coding sequence ATGCAACACGACGCCGCCGACCGGCCCAGCCGCTTTCCCCTGCTATTCGAAATCCTGATCTGGACCTTGTATGTGGGCCTGTATAAGTATGCCCAGTACATGGAAACCGCCATGCGCATCCACCGCCAACCGGGGCTTAGCAACTTCCCTTATCCCCAGCTCATCCTCTTTGCCTTGGTGGCTACGCTCTACATCATTCCCTACTACCGGTGGCTGATTCCGGTGCTGGTGCGGCAGCAGCGCTACGTGGTGCTGGGCCTGGTCATGGTGCTCTACACCTGGTGGGGTATCAAGCTCAACGCGGTGCTGGCCCACGGGGTGTTCCGGTTTATGGCCCAGCCGCCAATACTAGCCGGGTTTTACGCGCGCAGCTTCACATTTGACCTGGCCCAGCTCCCGACAATTGCCAACGGCTACATCAGCCTGCTCTTCACCGACTTGCTGGCCTTTGGTTGCGTAGCCTTCGTGCGGATTGCCTTCGAGAATGAGTACCGCCGCCGTCACCTCGAAAAAGACCACCTGGCTTTGCAGCTTGAACAGCTCAAAACCCAGCTCCAGCCCCACTTTCTGTTTAATACCCTCAACAGCATCTACGGCCTGAGTCTGGTGGGCTCCCCCGAAACGCCGCGCTTCATCCTGCTCCTCTCCGAGCTCATGCGCTACGTGCTCTACGACAGTGGCAAAGACTACATCGGCCTGCCCGAGGAAGTCACGTTTCTGGAAAACTACTTTGAAATGGAGCAGCGCAAATACCCCGGCGCCAGCATCCGCTTCGAGGCGCACGAGCTGCCCGAGGGCCTGCAGGTGCCGCCGCTGCTGCTCTTGCCCCTGGTCGAAAACAGCTTCAAGCACGGCCGCCACCACTTTTCCGACGCGGCCAGCGTGACGGCTACGCTCTCGGCCCGACCCGGGCAGCTCCACTTTGTCATCGAAAATGACATGCTGCCCGCCCCGCCCCCGGCTTCCCCCCGGCGCAGCGGCGGCATCGGGCTGGTCAACATCCGTCAGCGCCTCAACCTCTATTACCCCCGGGCCCACGAGCTGCACCTCACCGAACACGACGGCCGCTACCGGGCCGAACTAACCCTAACGCTATGA
- a CDS encoding LytR/AlgR family response regulator transcription factor: MTNTPAPIRCLIVDDEPLAHQVLTQFIGQTPGLTLAGTCRNAMEAHDHLLQHPVDLMFLDIEMPLISGLHFLKTMKSPPKTVLTTAYREYAYEGYELDILDYLLKPFSYERFMKAISRLPAVQPVPPADSNEEKFLLVKERQGLLKVSHREIVYVEGCKDYVKIVTASKTYLLHQTMKEMVETLGSAFLRVHRSFIVAVGHIKLLQPENVVLNDGTYIPIGNSYKADLLAFFKK, translated from the coding sequence ATGACCAATACGCCCGCCCCCATCCGCTGCCTGATTGTGGACGATGAGCCCCTGGCCCACCAAGTGCTTACCCAGTTTATCGGCCAGACACCAGGCCTGACACTGGCCGGTACCTGCCGCAACGCCATGGAAGCCCACGACCACCTGCTCCAGCACCCCGTGGACCTGATGTTTCTAGACATCGAAATGCCGTTGATTTCGGGCTTACACTTCCTCAAAACGATGAAGAGCCCGCCCAAAACGGTGCTTACCACGGCCTACCGCGAATACGCCTACGAGGGCTACGAACTGGACATCCTCGACTACCTGCTCAAGCCCTTCAGCTACGAGCGGTTTATGAAAGCCATTTCCCGCCTGCCCGCCGTGCAGCCCGTACCCCCAGCCGACTCCAACGAGGAGAAGTTTCTGCTGGTGAAAGAGCGGCAGGGCTTGCTCAAAGTCAGCCACCGCGAAATCGTGTACGTGGAGGGCTGCAAGGACTACGTGAAGATCGTGACGGCCAGCAAAACCTACCTGCTGCACCAGACGATGAAGGAAATGGTCGAAACCCTGGGCTCGGCGTTTTTGCGCGTGCACCGCTCCTTTATCGTGGCCGTGGGCCACATCAAGCTCCTGCAACCCGAAAACGTGGTGCTCAACGACGGCACCTACATTCCCATCGGCAACTCTTACAAAGCCGATTTGCTGGCCTTTTTCAAGAAGTAG
- a CDS encoding pectate lyase family protein, whose amino-acid sequence MFPRISKNQPTGLRPATAATFLLTALLAAAAPAWAQQLAFPGAEGAGRFTSGGRGTQQQPTTVFEVTNLRDDTKAGSLRYALSQPAAARTIVFRVSGTIHLASPLTISQANTTIAGQTAPGAGICLADYPVSIKAHNVIVRFVRFRMGDKNQNQGFVPGAGGDDAFGGLRNSRLIIDHCSMSWSTDELLSVYEGDSTTLQWNMMSEPLNYSYHFEKGDTDFERHGFGGIWGGQHATMHHNLFAHCNNRTPRFNGSRYTHAAGFENVDFRNNVIYNWGENNVYAGEGGNYNIVGNYYKYGPSTKTSVQARVLNPYKITDGKNPLPYGKFYLSGNYSDASAEVTRHNWRGVTMNNGSAADTALAQATAPFDLGPVITQTAAEAYEAVLQGAGATRPERDTLDQRIVRDVRRRTGRLIDVQGGYAHGTPYSISQKAWPELKSKPAPTDTDHDGMPDAWETKQKLNPKDAADRSKIGANGYTMLEVYLNSLAPAAEVKKAGK is encoded by the coding sequence ATGTTCCCACGTATTTCGAAAAACCAACCGACCGGCTTACGCCCGGCTACGGCCGCCACCTTCTTGCTAACGGCTCTGCTGGCCGCTGCTGCGCCCGCCTGGGCCCAGCAGCTAGCCTTTCCCGGGGCCGAAGGCGCGGGCCGCTTTACCTCGGGCGGCCGGGGCACCCAGCAGCAGCCCACCACGGTTTTCGAAGTCACCAATCTGCGTGACGATACCAAAGCCGGCAGCCTGCGCTACGCCCTGAGTCAGCCGGCGGCGGCCCGCACCATCGTGTTCCGGGTGTCGGGCACCATTCACCTGGCCTCGCCGCTGACTATCAGCCAGGCCAACACGACTATTGCGGGTCAGACCGCGCCCGGGGCCGGTATCTGCCTGGCCGATTACCCCGTCAGCATCAAGGCCCACAACGTCATCGTGCGGTTTGTGCGCTTCCGCATGGGCGACAAAAACCAGAACCAGGGCTTCGTGCCCGGGGCCGGCGGCGACGATGCCTTCGGCGGCCTGCGCAACTCCCGCCTCATCATTGACCATTGTTCCATGAGCTGGAGTACCGACGAGCTGCTGAGCGTGTACGAAGGCGACAGTACCACTTTGCAGTGGAATATGATGAGTGAGCCGCTCAACTATTCCTACCACTTCGAAAAGGGCGACACGGACTTCGAGCGGCACGGGTTCGGCGGCATCTGGGGCGGGCAGCACGCCACCATGCACCACAACCTGTTTGCCCACTGCAACAACCGCACGCCCCGCTTCAACGGCAGCCGTTACACCCACGCGGCCGGCTTCGAAAATGTAGACTTCCGCAATAACGTCATCTACAACTGGGGTGAAAACAACGTGTATGCCGGCGAGGGCGGCAACTACAACATTGTGGGCAACTATTACAAGTACGGCCCCAGCACCAAAACTAGCGTGCAGGCGCGTGTGCTGAACCCCTACAAGATTACGGACGGCAAAAACCCGCTGCCCTACGGCAAGTTCTACCTGAGCGGCAACTACTCCGACGCCAGCGCCGAGGTGACACGCCACAACTGGCGGGGCGTGACGATGAACAACGGCTCGGCTGCCGATACGGCCCTGGCCCAGGCCACCGCCCCCTTTGACCTGGGCCCGGTAATCACGCAAACGGCCGCCGAAGCCTACGAAGCCGTGCTGCAGGGCGCCGGCGCCACCCGCCCCGAGCGCGACACCCTCGACCAGCGCATTGTCCGTGACGTGCGCCGCCGCACCGGCCGCCTCATCGACGTGCAGGGCGGCTACGCCCACGGCACACCCTACAGCATCTCGCAGAAAGCCTGGCCCGAGCTCAAATCCAAGCCCGCCCCCACCGATACCGACCACGACGGGATGCCCGACGCCTGGGAAACCAAGCAGAAGCTCAACCCCAAAGATGCCGCCGACCGGAGCAAAATCGGCGCAAACGGGTACACCATGCTGGAGGTGTATTTGAATAGTTTAGCCCCGGCCGCGGAGGTAAAGAAAGCCGGGAAGTAA